One region of Lytechinus pictus isolate F3 Inbred chromosome 8, Lp3.0, whole genome shotgun sequence genomic DNA includes:
- the LOC129266128 gene encoding radial spoke head 1 homolog encodes MSDLGSDYDEEEQGPYLGEYEGERNAKEERHGKGKATLPNGDMYEGMYEHGKRHGGGVYKFKNGARYIGDYKQNKKHGSGKFIYPDGSIYEGSWVDDQRHGYGVYTYPNGDMYEGEWQSHLRHGQGVYTYKDTGSKYVGSWISGKREGAGELIHANHRYQGMWVADQPQGKGKYVFDIGCEQHGQYVPVEQPLGGDQEEEEAQTVTVPKWRAGPIQAVSQYNPAEEAIAAQQAEEGEQAEGEEGEGGDGEGAGEGGEQAAEGGEGEQAAEGDGAAATEGEGDAAPAAEGDGETQEQQEEPAEGGDEQAPVSPVAEETEEAE; translated from the exons ATGTCTGATTTAGGCTCAGATTATGATGAAGAAGAGCAAGGGCCATATTTAGGA GAATATGAAGGAGAAAGGAATGCCAAGGAAGAGCGTCATGGTAAAGGAAAAGCAACACTGCCCAATGGAGACATGTACGAGGGCATGTATGAGCATGGGAAACGCCATGGAGGG GGTGTGTATAAATTCAAGAACGGAGCAAGGTATATAGGAGActacaaacaaaataagaagCATGGATCGGGGAAGTTCATTTATCCAGATGGTTCAATATATGAGG GGAGCTGGGTGGATGATCAGAGACATGGGTACGGTGTGTACACGTACCCTAACGGTGACATGTACGAAGGTGAATGGCAGAGCCACCTAAGGCACGGCCAGGGTGTTTACACCTACAAAGACACTGGATCCAAGTACGTAGGATCATGGATCAGCGGGAAGAGGGAAGGGGCTGGTGAACTCATCCATGCTAACCACAGATACCAAGGCATGTGGGTCGCTGATCAG CCACAAGGCAAGGGCAAGTACGTCTTTGACATTGGTTGCGAGCAGCACGGCCAGTACGTCCCCGTGGAGCAACCACTGGGTGGAGACCAGGAAGAGGAGGAAGCCCAGACCGTCACCGTACCCAAATGGAGGGCGGGGCCTATCCAGGCGGTCAGCCAGTACAACCCCGCCGAGGAAGCCATCGCTGCCCAGCAGGCGGAAGAAGGGGAACAGGCAGAGGGAGAGGAAGGAGAAGGGGGTGACGGGGAAGGAGCCGGAGAGGGAGGAGAGCAGGCTGCagaagggggagaaggag AGCAAGCAGCAGAAGGGGATGGAGCAGCAGCGACAGAAGGAGAAGGAGATGCCGCTCCTGCTGCAGAGGGAGACGGAGAGACACAGGAGCAGCAGGAGGAGCCAGCGGAGGGCGGGGATGAGCAAGCGCCTGTATCACCCGTTGCCGAGGAAACAGAAGAAGCTGAATAG
- the LOC135155279 gene encoding toll-like receptor 2, whose translation MDKYCGINILLITSVSFAALLVAAFSLLAYWKRWWFNYKVFLLRLAICGYKEMIQDFEDQEYEFQLNLMYQEEDQEWVDDIMKPVLQERFPHLERVAFGDNDLHLGMFYINALHYAVENSFKTVILLSKNSVREAWFITKVRIALEELNRTGLDKVILFFLEYIDDDDLPYLVRLFLSKNKPYMLWTDDEDGQELFWAQFEKSMRGNRQLNSVIPV comes from the exons ATGGATAAATACTGTGGCATTAACATCCTTCTTATCACAAGTGTGTCTTTCGCAGCTCTTTTGGTTGCAGCCTTTTCCTTGTTAGCATACTGGAAGCGATGGTGGTTCAACTACAAGGTGTTCCTTCTTAGACTTGCCATCTGTGGCTACAAGGAAATGATCCAGGACTTTGAGGACCAGGAATATGAGTTTCAGCTCAACCTGATGTACCAAGAGGAAGACCAGGAATGGGTGGATGACATCATGAAGCCAGTTCTACAGGAAAGGTTTCCACATCTTGAGAGAGTGGCATTTGGTGACAACGACCTCCACCTCGGGATGTTCTACATCAATGCTCTCCATTATGCCGTTGAGAACAGTTTCAAGACAGTCATTCTGCTAAGCAAGAATTCTGTGCGTGAAGCCTGGTTTATTACCAAGGTACGTATCGCCCTAGAGGAACtcaatagg acggg ACTGGACAAGGTCATACTGTTTTTCCTTGAGTATATCGACGATGACGATCTCCCATACCTGGTCAGGTTGTTCCTGAGTAAAAACAAACCTTACATGCTGTGGACGGACGATGAAGATGGTCAAGAACTATTCTGGGCTCAGTTTGAGAAGAGCATGAGAGGAAATAGGCAACTCAATAGTGTTATCCCTGTCTAA